From the genome of uncultured Methanobacterium sp.:
ATTGCCAACTTTGCCCTGGAAGACTCTGATCCAATTGATGAAGAAATGATGGAAACCTTAAAATCCATGTACAAAACTTCACGCAAAATGGTGAATCAATCCATGGAAGCATTTTTAGATGAGCGTCTTGAGCTTAAGGATAAGGTTATGGATTATGAGGAAAGGATCCATGAACTCCAGAAAAAGGCTCTAAATAACATTGCCACCCAAATGGCTGAGGATGATGTAATGGATAAAGATAGATCCAACTATTATCTTGCATTGTCCCGTGTTGTAAAGGCTTTTGAACGTATTGGGGATATATCCATCGAGATAATTGATACTGCTGGTGAATTCTACCGGAATATACCTCGAACCACCACTCCAGAACGTTTCCGTAGGATGAAACCTTGATCACTTAATTTGATTAGGAAAAAATTTGCGTAGTGTATTTTTAGGCAGATGAATAATTTAGGTAGAACGAACATTGAATGAATAATTGAAAATCATTGGAATGAATAATTGAAATTATTTACTATTTTTTATTTCTAATTATTAATTTAACAAAAACAAAATCACGGTAATGTTTATTTATTTATGTAAGATCTGATTTTTTTTAGTATTTGAAAAACTCTAGATAATATTTACTAATATGTACATTAAATTTTACTGATTAGGTAGTAAGATTTCAGATTTATTTCTCAAAAAGTGAATGAACTTACACTGAAATTACCTATAAATTAAATTAATAATTGCACTTTAAAAATTATTGCACTTTAAATATGTACCAATATTTTTTTTTAAAATAAATTAATGGTCTTAAGTTCCTTTTTTAAAATAAAATAATTATTTTAATGGATTTTTTGTGGAAAAATGTCTATATTAATTTTATTTGATTTAAGGATTTAATATGGGAAATATTGTTAAAAGGAGTAGTTAAAAATGTTCTTAAAATTGATTGATCATTTCGTTTTCATTCACTGTATCCACATCCATCAGTTTACGAAATGGCTTTTCCTGAGTTTTTTCCTCCTGAATATGGGCTAAAAGACCTGGAATTCTACCAACTATGAATAAACCACATCCAACTCTCCAGTCAAAGCCCATGTCAGAAAGTAGTGCTGCATTGGCACCGTCAATGTTCATGTTAATCCCCTTTCTTTCACTTAACAGATCCTGGATATGCATGGCCAGCTGGCTGTGTTCTTTGAAACAATCGTATTCTCGTCCCAGTTCTAATAATCTTGGTGCACGAGGGTCCTTATTGTGGTACCTGTGGCCAAATCCAGGTATCTTTTTTCCATTTTCAGTAAAGTAATTTATCAATTTCTGTGCAGTTTCATCCAGGGGGATATTCTCATTTCTGGATAGGTTGACACCTTCCTGTTGTATGCGCATAGCTATTTCAATGGCTCCGGCATGATTTTCACCGAAAGCTAATATCCCTCCGGCCAGACATGCATTTACTGGAGATCCTGCTGATGCCATCAGTCTTGCTGACTGGGTACTGGGGGGTGTGATGCCATGATCACAGAAGGAAACCAGTATGGCCTGTAACATTTTTTCCTGGTTTTTGGTGGGGAGCACTCCCTTCAGGAGAAGGTGTATCATTTCTGGAAATGAAATGTTTCCTATCAGGTCTTCCTGAGGATATCCCTGGGTGATGAGTCTATTTGGTTCCACTTTGGTAATGGATGTTTTCCAGGGGGTGGTTCTGGGTTGGAACATCCCCTTTAATACTTCCTCACTGATCATGTAAGACCCTAATAACTGTATGTTATAAATATTTATCGCTTTTAGTATAGTGTAGTTCATAAAATGTGTTTTTCAAATGGTTTTCATATGGTTTTTCCTGGTTTGTAATTAAAAATAGTTCTTATTATGTGTATTCTTATACACAAATAGTAAGCTTTATATAGTCTGGGAAGTTAGGTAGCAAGTGAGGTGATATTATGGACATGAAGTACATAATAGGAATAATAGTAGCAATAATTGTAATAGCCGGTGCTTATTTTGTCCTCGCTGGAGGTAGCGGACAGGAAAAAATAACCATCGTCGGTTCTACATCTGTACAGCCTGTTGCTGAGAAATTAGCCACAGAATACATGAAAACGAATCCCAACGTTAAGATAACGGTTCAGGGTGGAGGTTCTGCTGTGGGTATTAAGAGTGCAGAGGATGGTACAGCAAGCATTGGAACCAGTTCTAAGTCGTTAAAAGCTAATGAATCCACAGGATTAACTCAGTACGAAATTGGTAAAGATGGAATTGCCATCATCGTCAACAAAAACAATGCCCTCAACGGACTAACTGTTGAACAGGTAAAAGGAATATTATCTGGAAACATCACCAACTGGAAGGAAGTTGGAGGTGCAGATGCTCAGATAAATGTTATTGTTCGTGAAGACGGTTCAGGTACTCGTGATGCAGTTCAGGAGATCGTTCTAGGTAAATTAGCCAACGGTACCAAAGTAGCTTTCGTAAAATCAGCTATTGTGCAGAGTTCCACCGAAGCAGTGCAGCAAGCTGTGGCTCAGGATCCCAACGCTGTTGGTTTCATATCCTTCGCTTCAGTGAATAGCACCAAAGCCCTGCAGATAAACAATGTTGCACCTTCCGAAGCAACTATACTTGATGGAACCTACAAGATCCAGAGGCCATTCCTGTTCCTGGTTAAAGGAGATCCAAAAGGGGCAGTTAAATCATTCATTGACTGGGTGAATGGACCTGAAGGTCAGGCCATTATAAAATCAGATAAGGTAGTACCAACTGGTAAGCAGGTGAACAGCACCTCTTAAAAAAGCCAGTATTTGGGAGGCCATGGTGGTTCTATAACCACCAAATCCTCCATTTTTTAACAAAAATCGATTTATTAACACGTTACATTAGTATTATCCTCAATAATTGACTTAAACCAAGTAAACATCCAATCACTCTATAATTATAAATACTGTTAGTTAGAATTAATCTTCTAATGGTAAGGAACATAGGGTGATTTAATGGACCTGAAATATGGCATAGGTTTACTGGTTATACTAATAATTATCATCGCCGTTTATACATTCGGCACTGGAATCAATTATGAGAAGATAGAAATTGCGGGTTCAACATCGGTACAACCGGTGGCTGAAAAACTTGCAGCAAAATACATGGAAGAACATCCCAATGTACGGATTGATGTAATGGGAGGAGGATCTGGCCTGGGAATAAGAAGTGTTTCCCAGGGTATAATTGACATTGGAACCAGTTCTAAAAATCTGAAACCCACTGAAAAACAGAGTTTAAATGAATATACAATAGGTAATGAAGGGATTGTGGTGGCAGTTAATCTTGAAAACCCGGTGGGTAATCTGACCAAAAGCCAGCTTAAGAATATCTTTTCCGGTAACATTACCAACTGGAAGGAACTGGGAGGACCAGATGCTAAAATTAATCTGGTGATCCGGGAAGAAGGTTCAGGTACCAGAAGTGCATTTGAAAATTTGGTGATGAATAAAACTGAAGTAAAATCAGATGCAGTTGTTCAAACTTCCACAGAATCCATAAAAGTTGCTGTGAAACAGGACCCCAATGCCATTGGATACATATCCCTGGCACACATGACTCCTGATGTTAAGGCCGTAGCCGTCGATGGAGTATCTCCGTCGGTTGAAACTGTTAAGGATGGTTCTTACAATTTACAAACCCCCTTCCTTTTCCTCACAAAGGGACAACCTGAAGGGCAGTTAAAAGAATTCATTGACTGGTGTTTAGGTCCGGAAGGACAGGAAATCGTAACTGAGGAAAAAATTGTTCCTGTGGCCTGAGTAACCAGTAAACGTGAATTAAATTAAAAATTATCAGATTTATCCAGAAATATCAATTAAAAATAAGACTATCAATTAAAACTCAATGCAATTTCAAAATCAAAAAATATCATTTATAAATCCAATCATTCTAGGGATTTAACGAGAAGGAGAAAAACCATGTCTAAGTGGAATGAAGAGTTTTTCATAGAAAAAGGACTTTTATTAACGGCTATTTCATCCGTTATTATCATAGCCCTTATAATTGTATTCGTATTTAAGGAAGGACTCCCAGCATTACAGAGCGTGGGATTCTTCAGCTTCCTATTTGGAATGGACTGGGCGCCTTCTAATGGTCAGTACGGTATATTCCCAATGATCATAGGTTCCCTTGGAATAACTGCTCTTTCACTTCTAATGGCAGTGCCCTTAGGAGTATTCTGTGCCATATTCCTGGCAGAAATAGCACCCGGTTCCATGCGTAAAATATTAAACCCAACTATCCAGACACTGGCAGGTATTCCCTCTGTGGTTTACGGGTTTTTCGGGCTGGTTTTATTGGTGCCATTCATGAGAGTACATTTCGGAGGAACTGGTTTCAGTATGTTCACTGCATCAGTCATTCTAACTGTAATGATCTTACCCATAATTGTCAGCGTGTCAGAGGATGCCCTGAGATCAATTCCCCTGGAATACAAGGAGGCATCCCTGGCCCTGGGAGCAACCCACTGGCAGACCATTAAAAATGTCATTTTCCCGGCAGCAATCCCGGGTATTATAACTTCGGTTATTCTGGGAATGGGCCGAGCAGTTGGGGAAACCCTGGCCATAATCATGGTAGCCGGTAACGTGGTACAGATACCAGGTTCCATATTTGACCCGGTGCGTGCATTAACCTCCAACATAGCCATAGAAATGGGTTATGCCACTGGAGTTCACTACAATGCCCTGTTTGCAACAGGAATCGTCCTGGTCTTCATGATCATCGTTCTCCTGATAATAGCCAACTACTTCCACTACAAGAAAAAAGTCACAATTGGAGGGGGCTATTTATGAAATCACAGCATATTCAATGCATTTCACGTGAATTCAGCCAAAAAGACAACCAGAAGGAATATAAACCGAATATTGTAAAAGTGGGAGGGATCATTTTTGCATAGAATTATACCCCCAAAAATCTCCCAAAAAATAATGAACGGAGTGTTCTGGGCCTCTGGACTTCTTACCGTAGCAATTTTACTGGTAATAATAGGCTACGTGCTTTTAAAAGGTTTGCCGGTGGTAAATCTAGAATTTATATTTGGTAATCCCATAAATTCAGGTAAATCTGGAGGAATATTCCCATTTATCATGTCCAGTATTTACGTAACCCTAATTGCGGTCCTGGTTGCCACTCCACTTGGAGTGGGGGCTGCAGTATACCTTTCAGAATATGCTGGAGAAAACCGCCTGGTAAAAATGATCCGTTTCGGAGCAGAAACATTAGCCTCAATCCCTTCTATTGTATTTGGATTGTTTGGGCTGGCCTTCTTTGTGATCTACCTGGGACTGGGATGGAGCGTTCTTTCTGGTGGATTGACCCTGGCTTTAATGGCATTACCCACAATATTGGCCGCTTCAGAAGTCTCCATAGAATCAATTAACAAATCCTATGCTGAGGGAAGCCTGGCACTGGGAGCCACAAAGTGGCAAACAATATACAAGGTTGTTATACCTGCCGCACTCCCTGGAATAACCACTGGAGTAATTTTAGGTATGGGAAGGGCCATTGCAGAGGCAGCAGCAGTATTATACACTGTTGGGGCTGCATTAATGATACCAACATCCATCATGGATGCAGCAAGACCTTTACCTCTTCACCTTTACATTTTAGCCACCGAAGGTATATCCATGGATAATGCCTGGGGAACCGCAGCAGTCCTGGTGCTTATGATTCTAATAATCACCGTGGTTACCAACACCTTAGTTGATCGTTATCGCAAAAAAATGATGGGGCGATAAAAAATGGAATACAGAATAGAAGTAGAAAATTTAAACGTTTACTTTGACGAATTACACATCCTTAAAGACGTAAGTCTAAAGATTCCCAAAAACGCAGTAACTTCCCTAATCGGACCTTCCGGTTGTGGTAAATCAACTTTCATCCGTACTCTAAACCGGATGAACGATATGATAAGCACCTTCAAAATGGATGGAACAGTCTTACTGGATGGGAATGATATTTACGATCCCAAAATAGATGTAGTGGAACTACGGAAAAAAGTGGGCATGGTATTTCAAAAGCCCAACCCCTTCCCTAAATCCATATTTGACAATGTAGCATATGGATTGAGGGTGCACGGGATAAATGATAAGGATATCCTGGAACAGAAGGTTGAAGAAAGCCTCAGATCCGCTGCACTGTGGGATGAAGTGAAAAATATACTGGATAAATCTGCAATGGGACTTTCCGGTGGTCAGCAGCAGCGTCTTTGCATTGCCAGGACCATGGCAGTGGAACCAGAAGTTATATTAATGGATGAGCCATGTTCTGCTCTGGACCCCATATCCACCACTAAAATTGAGGACCTGATACACAAACTCAAGAACGACTTCACCATCATCATTGTAACCCACAACATGCAGCAGGCTACCCGTGTATCAAAACACACTGCTTTCTTCCTCCACGGGGAGATTGTGGAAAGTGGCTTTACTGAGAAGATCTTCATTGAACCCGAAGATAAGCGGACTGAAGATTACATCACTGGCCGGTTTGGATAAAAAGAGGGCATATGATGATGTGCCCTACACAAGGATGGGTGGTTTAAAATGCTTACAGTGGTCCTGGAAAAACGTTTAAAATCCCTGGAAGAAGATGTCCTGGGATTCAGTTGGGAGACCATAGGAAGAGTGGATAATTCAGTCCGGAGTTTCCTGGATGAAGACACCTATCTGGCCAGAGAAATAATTGAAAAAACTGATGAAATCAACAAGGAAAGCTATAAGATTGAGCATGGATGTCTTAAGGTTTTAGGATTACACCAGCCACTCGCCAGGGATTTACGTTTAGGAGCAGCACTTCTGCGAACCTCCATTGAACTGGAACGTATAAACAACCTTTCGGCTTACATAGCCCGTTATGCCATAGATGCAGCAGAAAGCGAACGTACCTGTTACAAACCCCCACACATTGAGTTCATGTCCCAGACTGTCCAGGATATGCTGAAAGATGCTGTGGGTGCACTCTTAAATGAGGATATACAGTTACTCAAACGTTCCACCAGAAGCTACGTGAACCTGCAGGATTTTTACAACCAGATGTTTTCAGAATACGAGGAAATCACACATGGAGGTTCCCAGACTTCACTGATACTGGTTGGGAGGAACTTACTGAGCATGGGACACCATATAATGGGAATGGCAGATCGCGTTGCCTATTCCATAGTGGGTAAACGTGTCATGCACCATAAACTGTTCCATAATATGTTGATGAGGTAAAAAATGTGGCTTCCTTCAGAAGATCCTCAGCACGTTGTTCAGGGTAATTTGAAAAGGTCCCATATACCTGAATTGGGTTATATAAAGATTATAGAGGGGGGTAATGAATCATTACTCCTGGTAAAAGATGCAAAAATAATAGCTGCCTGGAATTTAAACGCAGAATCCCTAGAGGAAACCCATGAAAATAAAGCAATGAACATGATAAATATAGATCCAGAATCCCGGATAGAAGTGTATCAGCTTGATGATAACATGTTTTCAACCATTGTAGATTTGAATGAGGAATGTAGATTACCCTTACCTGTGGGAATAGATTTTTTACTTGAAAAAAGTGTTAAAGAGGTAAATCGGGGGGATGTTTTGTCCAAATACCGGATAAGAGATCCATCTGAAGATGATATTGATAATTTGTTAAATG
Proteins encoded in this window:
- a CDS encoding DUF2226 domain-containing protein gives rise to the protein MWLPSEDPQHVVQGNLKRSHIPELGYIKIIEGGNESLLLVKDAKIIAAWNLNAESLEETHENKAMNMINIDPESRIEVYQLDDNMFSTIVDLNEECRLPLPVGIDFLLEKSVKEVNRGDVLSKYRIRDPSEDDIDNLLNDYKSKIGGR
- a CDS encoding phosphate ABC transporter substrate-binding protein, yielding MDMKYIIGIIVAIIVIAGAYFVLAGGSGQEKITIVGSTSVQPVAEKLATEYMKTNPNVKITVQGGGSAVGIKSAEDGTASIGTSSKSLKANESTGLTQYEIGKDGIAIIVNKNNALNGLTVEQVKGILSGNITNWKEVGGADAQINVIVREDGSGTRDAVQEIVLGKLANGTKVAFVKSAIVQSSTEAVQQAVAQDPNAVGFISFASVNSTKALQINNVAPSEATILDGTYKIQRPFLFLVKGDPKGAVKSFIDWVNGPEGQAIIKSDKVVPTGKQVNSTS
- the pstA gene encoding phosphate ABC transporter permease PstA, giving the protein MNGVFWASGLLTVAILLVIIGYVLLKGLPVVNLEFIFGNPINSGKSGGIFPFIMSSIYVTLIAVLVATPLGVGAAVYLSEYAGENRLVKMIRFGAETLASIPSIVFGLFGLAFFVIYLGLGWSVLSGGLTLALMALPTILAASEVSIESINKSYAEGSLALGATKWQTIYKVVIPAALPGITTGVILGMGRAIAEAAAVLYTVGAALMIPTSIMDAARPLPLHLYILATEGISMDNAWGTAAVLVLMILIITVVTNTLVDRYRKKMMGR
- a CDS encoding phosphate ABC transporter substrate-binding protein, which encodes MDLKYGIGLLVILIIIIAVYTFGTGINYEKIEIAGSTSVQPVAEKLAAKYMEEHPNVRIDVMGGGSGLGIRSVSQGIIDIGTSSKNLKPTEKQSLNEYTIGNEGIVVAVNLENPVGNLTKSQLKNIFSGNITNWKELGGPDAKINLVIREEGSGTRSAFENLVMNKTEVKSDAVVQTSTESIKVAVKQDPNAIGYISLAHMTPDVKAVAVDGVSPSVETVKDGSYNLQTPFLFLTKGQPEGQLKEFIDWCLGPEGQEIVTEEKIVPVA
- the pstC gene encoding phosphate ABC transporter permease subunit PstC; protein product: MSKWNEEFFIEKGLLLTAISSVIIIALIIVFVFKEGLPALQSVGFFSFLFGMDWAPSNGQYGIFPMIIGSLGITALSLLMAVPLGVFCAIFLAEIAPGSMRKILNPTIQTLAGIPSVVYGFFGLVLLVPFMRVHFGGTGFSMFTASVILTVMILPIIVSVSEDALRSIPLEYKEASLALGATHWQTIKNVIFPAAIPGIITSVILGMGRAVGETLAIIMVAGNVVQIPGSIFDPVRALTSNIAIEMGYATGVHYNALFATGIVLVFMIIVLLIIANYFHYKKKVTIGGGYL
- a CDS encoding phosphate uptake regulator PhoU, giving the protein MLTVVLEKRLKSLEEDVLGFSWETIGRVDNSVRSFLDEDTYLAREIIEKTDEINKESYKIEHGCLKVLGLHQPLARDLRLGAALLRTSIELERINNLSAYIARYAIDAAESERTCYKPPHIEFMSQTVQDMLKDAVGALLNEDIQLLKRSTRSYVNLQDFYNQMFSEYEEITHGGSQTSLILVGRNLLSMGHHIMGMADRVAYSIVGKRVMHHKLFHNMLMR
- a CDS encoding citryl-CoA lyase, which codes for MISEEVLKGMFQPRTTPWKTSITKVEPNRLITQGYPQEDLIGNISFPEMIHLLLKGVLPTKNQEKMLQAILVSFCDHGITPPSTQSARLMASAGSPVNACLAGGILAFGENHAGAIEIAMRIQQEGVNLSRNENIPLDETAQKLINYFTENGKKIPGFGHRYHNKDPRAPRLLELGREYDCFKEHSQLAMHIQDLLSERKGINMNIDGANAALLSDMGFDWRVGCGLFIVGRIPGLLAHIQEEKTQEKPFRKLMDVDTVNENEMINQF
- the pstB gene encoding phosphate ABC transporter ATP-binding protein PstB, producing the protein MEYRIEVENLNVYFDELHILKDVSLKIPKNAVTSLIGPSGCGKSTFIRTLNRMNDMISTFKMDGTVLLDGNDIYDPKIDVVELRKKVGMVFQKPNPFPKSIFDNVAYGLRVHGINDKDILEQKVEESLRSAALWDEVKNILDKSAMGLSGGQQQRLCIARTMAVEPEVILMDEPCSALDPISTTKIEDLIHKLKNDFTIIIVTHNMQQATRVSKHTAFFLHGEIVESGFTEKIFIEPEDKRTEDYITGRFG